The following nucleotide sequence is from Dehalococcoidia bacterium.
CCTTCGAGAGAGGGGCCTTGTCCCCGCGCGCGAAATCCGGACTGTTTCGAGTATGCGACTATATCACGCCCGCACCTGCGCCGCAAGTGAGGCGGCCCATCAGTTGCGGAATATGCGAAGACTTATGTCACGCTTCGCCGCGCTCAGGGTCTGCCTCTGTTCCAGCGGCTATCTCTTCGTTCTTCATCGCGCCACCATTGTGCAAAAAGTTCAAGGCGTCCCTGTCATTCAGGGACGCCTTGAACTGCTACACCTGAAAGCTGCCTAGGTGGAACCCGTTGGGCCTGTGCCCAGCGGCGCGCTTCACCTACGTCCCGTGGCACTTCTTATATTTCTTGCCGCTGCCGCACGGACACGCGTCGTTGCGGCCCACCTTTCGCACAGCCATGGGGCCGCTCGGGCGAGGCGCGCCGACGCCCACCGGCGACCGGGCCTCCTGGCGCGCGGGCGCGGCTGCGGCCTGCTGGCGTTGGGGCGCGGCCTGCTGAGCGGACTGCTGCTGGGCAGCGGGCTGAAGCTGCACGTGGTAGATGGCCCGGACGATGTCCCTGGCGATGTGTTCCTGAGTCTCGATGAACATCTCCGCGCCCTGCCGCTTGTACATGACGAGCGGGTCGCGCTGGCCGATAGCCTCCAGGCCGATACCCATCCGCATGTTCTCCATGGCCGTGAGGTGCTCCACCCAGTGCACGTCAACGGCCCGGAGCATCACAAGGCGCTCCACCACCCGCAGGGACTCGGAACCCAGTTCCTTCTCCTTCTGCTCATAGGCCACATCCGCCTGCTGGAGCAGTAACTCCTCCGTCTCCACCAAGCTCATCTTGGACAGCGCCTCTTTGCCGAACTTCTCCGGCAGCGGGTAGATGGCGCGCACGACCTTGACAAGCTCCTCCAGAGTCCACTTCTCGGCCTCCTCCCCCGGCATGTGGGCCGCCACCAGCGCCTTGATCTCCCGATGCACCATATCCCGCACGTTGGCCTTCAAGTCGGCGCCCGCCAGGAGCTTGTTCCGCTCCCCGTAGATGACCTCGCGCTGCTTGTTCACTACGTCATCGTACTCAACGAGGTGCTTGCGGACATCGAAGTGGTAGCCCTCGGTGCGAATCTGGGCCTGCTCGATGGACTTGCTTACCAGGCTGTTCTCAATGGGCACGTCCTCTTCCAGTCCCGCCCAGTCCATGAAGCCCTTGATGCGGTCGCCGCCGAAGCGCCGCATCAGGTCGTCGTCCAGCGACACGAAGAACTGCGACGAGCCCGGGTCGCCCTGGCGGCCGGCGCGGCCCCGCAATTGGTTGTCAATGCGCCGCGCCTCATGCCGCTCCGTGCCCAGCACGTGCAGCCCGCCCAGAGTAACTACCTTCTTGTGCTCATCCTCCCACTCGGCGGGGTCACGGTCCACGGGATTGCCGCCCAGGATGATGTCCGTGCCGCGGCCCGCCATGTTCGTCGCGACGGTCACCGCACCCAGGCGGCCCGCCTGCGCGATGATGCCCGCCTCTTTCTCGTGGAACTTGGCGTTCAGGACCTGGTGGGGGATGCCGCGCTTTCGCAGCAGCTCGCCCAGCTTCTCGGACGTCTCGATGGACGTGGTGCCCACGAGAACGGGTCGGCCCTTGTCGTGGAGGTCGGCAAGCTCCTGCGTCACCGCCTTCCACTTGCCGTCCTGCGACTTGAACACCTTGTCCGGCATTGCGGCGCGGACCATTGGATGGTGCGTGGGAATGACCACGACCGGCAGGTGGTATATCTTCCAGAACTCCTCTTGCTCGGTGAAGGCAGTGCCCGTCATGCCCGCCAGCTTTTTGTACATGCGGAAGTTGTTCTGAATAGTGATGGTGGCCCAGGTGACGGTCTCTTGCTGGACCTTCACCCCCTCTTTCGACTCCACGGCCTGGTGCAAGCCGTCCGACCAGCGGCGGCCGGGCATGAGGCGGCCCGTGAACTCGTCCACGATGATCACCTCGCCGTCCTTGACCACGTAATCGCGGTCGCGCTTGTACAGGGCGTTCGCGCGGACGGCGTTCTCCAGATAGTGGGCCATGTGGTAGTTGGCCGGGTCGTACAGGTTGACGACGTTCAGCAGGCGCTCCACCTTGCTGATGCCGTCCTCCGTGATGGAGATGGCCCGCATCTTCTCGTCAATGGTGAAGTCCCCGCCCTCCTTGAGCTGCGGCGCCAGCCGGGCGAAGGTGTGGTAGACCTGGGTGGACTCGGCGGCGGGCCCGCTGATGATGAGCGGCGTTCGCGCCTCGTCAATGAGGATGTTGTCCACCTCGTCCACGATGGCGAAGTTGTGGCCCCTCTGCACCTTGTGCGCCAGGTCCACGGCCATGTTGTCCCGAAGGTAGTCGAAGCCGAACTCGTTGTTGGTGCCATACGTGATGTCCGCCTGGTAGGCCAGGCGACGCGGCACTGCCAGCAGGCCCTTCAGACTGCCTTCCTTCTCCCCTTGCTCCGGGTCGTACAGGTAGGACGTCTCGTGCTGGAGGCAGCCCACGGAGAGGCCCAGCATGCGGTAGACAGAGCCCATCCACTGGGTATCGCGGCGGGCCAGGTAGTCGTTGACGATGACCACGTGGACGCCCGCGCCGGAAAGGGCGTTCAGGGAGACGGGCAGCGTGGCGACCAGCGTCTTGCCTTCGCCGGTCTGCATCTCGGCAATCTTGCCCTGGTGCAGAACGGCGCCGCCCATGAGTTGCACGTCGTAGTGGCGCTGGCCCAGCGTGCGCCTAGCGGCCACACGCACGGCGGCGAAGGCCTCCGGCAGAATGTCGTCGAGGCTTTCGCCTTTCGCGAGGCGCTCCCTGAGCTGAGCGGTCCTGGCCTGAAGCTGGTCGGTGTCCAGCTTCTCGAACTCCTGCTCTAGGACGTTGGTCTTCTGGACGATGGGCCGGAGCGCCTTTATTTCCTTTTCGTTCTGGTCGCCGAATATTTTCTTGACGATACCAAGCATACTCGTCCTGATTTCCTTACCCGAACATGGCGCCGACGCTGGTGCCCGTGTGGATGCGCCGCATGGCCTCCCCCAGAAGCGGCGCAATGCTCAGGACGGTCAGGTTCCGAGGCCGCTTCCACTCCGGGACAGGGATGCTGTCGGACACCACCACCTCGGTGATGGCGCTGGCGGCGATGCGCTCCACCGCGGGGCCGGACAGCACCGGGTGCGTGGCGCACGCAAACACATCGCGCGCGCCCTCCTCGCGCAGGGCCGCGGCCGCGTTGGTGATGGAGCCCGCAGTGTCAATCTCGTCGTCAAACAGGACGGCGGTCTTGTTCCGCACGTCGCCGATGACATTCAGCGTTTCGGTCTTGTCGTTGTTGCCGACGCGCCGCTTCTCCACGATGGCCAGGGGCGCGTCCAGGCGCGCGGCGAGGTCGCGGGCCTTCTTGGAGATGCCCACGTCCGTCGCCACAACCACGAGGTCAGGCAGGTTCTTGTCCTTGAAATAGCGCGCGAACATGGGCAGCGCGCTCAACTCGTCCACGGGAATGTTGAAGAAGCCCTGGATCTGGCCGGCGTGCAGGTCCAGTGTCAACACACGATTCGCTCCGGCCACCGAGAGGATGTCCGCGATGAGTCGGGCCGTGATCGGCACGCGCGGCTGGTCCTTTTTGTCGCTGCGTCCGTAGGCGTAGTACGGGACGACCGCCGTAATGCGGTCCGCGGAGGCCCGCTTGGCCGCGTCCAGGAATATCAGCAGCTCCACGATGCTCTTGTTGACGGGCGAGCACAAGGGCTGCACGATGAATACGTCCCGGCCTCGGATATTCTCCATGATGCGGACAAAGGTGTTCTCATTGGAGAACTCGAATACCTCTGCGCGCCCCACGGGCTGACGCAGGTACTCGCAGATGGCCTTTGCCAGGTCAGGATGGGCGTTTCCCGTAAAGACTCTTAATTCGTCAATCACGCCGCGGATGGCCCTCCCTCTTAGTCTACCGGCAGCGTCGCCCTAGCGGCCTTTGAACTGAGGAGGCCGCTTCTCCCGGAAGGCCGCGGCGCCCTCCTTGTGGTCCTCCGAGGTCAGGGTAATGGTCTCGAAGGCCGCCGCCACCTGCATGGCGGTCTCCAGGTCCACCTCCAACCCCTTGTAAAGCTGAAGCTTGGCGAGCCGCATGGCGATGGGCGGCCCGTTGGCTATCTTCCGCGCCATCTCCATTGTGGCCTCCTCCAGCTTCTCCGGAGGCACCAGCTTGTTCAGAAAGCCCATCTTGTGGGCCTCCTCCGCCTCCAGGAAGTCGCCCGTGAACAGCAGTTCAGCGGCCTTGGGAAGCCCCAGGGCGCGCGCGTACAGCCAGGTGCCGCCGAAGCCGGGAAACAGCCCGACGCGGATGTACGCCGCCATGAACCGGGCGTTGGTGGAGCCGACGCGGATGTCGCACACGCAGGCCAGGTCAAAGCCCGCGCCCACGGCGGGGCCGTTGATCATGCCGATGACGGGTTTCTGCAACCGCTGAATGCCTAGTATCATCCGTTGGGCACGGCTGAATCCCCGGCGTATCTCCTCAGCGCTGGCGGTCCCGTAGCCGGCGGCGCCGGACGCGGTGTCCTTGCCTCCGGACATTGCCTGCACGTCGGCGCCGGAGCAGAAGGCGCGTCCCGAGCCTGTCAGGACCACCACACCAATCGAATCGTCCTTGCCAGCCTCTTCGAGAGCGTCCCCCAGCTCGTTTTCGAGCTTGGGATTCAAGGCGTTCATCCGCTCAGGCCGATTCAAGGCAATCGTCGCGATGCGCCCGTCCGCCTTGACCAGAAGGTGCTCGTACGCCATTAAGGTGTGGCTCCTTTCTCGAAGTAGAAGTGGCGCCCCCGAATGGGCGGAATGGCCGAGCCAAACCTCACTATTATACAGCTTTTGCATCGAACATTAAGTATGGGGCGCGTGAGATGGCCGCCGCGATTCCGCGGCCACTTTTGGCCGAGACCTCCACACCTCTCGCTCTCGGAGGAGGTCGGCCCCCTCGTCTCGCCCTACGCGTACAGTTGCCTTGTGCGGCGCATTGAGGGTGTGCTATAATGCCGTGCCAGAGGAAAGAAATAGTAGTAGAGACACCCCTGCAAGGAGCGACAAGCAATTGGACTTGGAGAGCAAGCAGGTTATTCTGAAGGAGCACGGGTTGCACGAGGGTGACACAGGCTCTGCCGATGTGCAGGTTGCCTTTCTGTCCGATAGGATCAGTCGCCTCACCGAGCACCTGAAAGCCCACCGGCATGACCACGGCACCCGCACGGGCCTCCTCAGGTTGGTAGGCCAGCGGCGGCGGCTCCTCGGCTACCTGAGCCGTACCGACACCCCCCGCTACCGAGCTTTGATCGCTAAGTTGGGTCTTCGCCGATAAGGCACCGCTCTCTGGTGCCTTATCCTTTTCAGGGTGTCCGCTGAGGAGGGTGTTCCCTTGACACAACAGGTATTTAGGCGTGATATCGGTGGGCGCAGCCTGTCCTTTGAGACGGGGAAGCTGGCCGGCCAGGCCCAGGGCGCTGTCGTCGTCCGCTATGGCGAGACGGTTATCCTGGCCACCGCCTGCGTCAGTCCGCAGCCGAGGGAAGGAATAGACTTCTTTCCGCTCACCGTGGACTATGAAGAGCGTCTGTATGCCGTCGGCAGAATCCCCGGAAGCTTCTTCCGCCGGGAGGGCAGGCCGACCCAGGAAGCCATCCTGACAGCCCGCCTGACCGACAGGCCCATCCGGCCCCTTTTCCCAAAGGACTTCCACAACGACGTCCAGGTCATCATCACCGTTCTTTCCACGGACCAGGAGAACGACCCATCCATTCTGTCTATTATCGGAGCGTCGGCGGCTCTGAGCATGTCCAGCATTCCCTTCGAGGGGCCGCTCGCCGCGACGCGCATCGGTCACATTGACGGCGCTCTGGTCGTGAACCCCACCATGCGCCAAGTGCAGCAGAGCAAGCTGGACCTGGTGGTAGCGGGGACCCGCGATGCCGTAATGATGGTGGAGGCGGGCGCTCATATCCTAGACGAGTCCACTATGCTCGAGGCCATCAAGCTGGGGCAACAGACCAACGTGGAGGTCATCGCCCTGGAGGATGAGCTGGTCCGCGCGTGCGGCACACCCAAGATGATTGTGACCTCGAACCATGGAGCGGATCGAGAGGTCGTGGCCGCCGTCCAGAGCGCCCTGAACGGGCGTCTGGAGGACGTGCTGCGAAAGACGGACAACGTGGAGCGGGAGAAGGCCCGCGCGGCCTTGGGAAAGGACGTGGCGGAGAAACTCGCCGCCACATATCCGGCCAATCAGGTCGCGAACGTCTTCCATGACTTGGAGAGGGCCCTCGTACGGCGGAGCATCGTTGAGCGCCAGCGGCGACCGGATGGCCGCAGCCCCAAGGACATTCGCCTCATAACGTGCGAGGTAGGACTCCTCCCACGCACCCACGGCTCAGGCCTGTTCACCCGCGGCCAGACCCAGGTGCTCAGCATAAGCACCCTGGGATCCGCCAGCGAGCGGCAGAAGCTGGACACCCTGGGGCTTGAAGATTTCAAGCGCTTCATGCACCACTACAACATGCCACCCTTCTCATCGGGCGAGACCAAACGCCTTGGCTCTCCCGGTCGGCGAGAAGTGGGCCACGGCGCGTTGGCGGAGCGGGCGCTCATGCCCGTGCTTCCCAGCGAACAGGAGTTCCCCTACACGATTCGCATCGTCTCCGAGGTGCTCAGCTCCAACGGGAGCACCTCCATGGCCAGCGTCTGCGGCAGCACCCTTTCCCTGATGGACGCCGGTGTTCCCATAAAAGCGCCCGTGGCGGGTGTGGCTATGGGCATGGTCAAAGAGGATGCCCGCCACGTCATCCTGACCGACATCGCGGGGGAGGAAGACCATCTGGGCGACATGGACTTCAAGGTGGCGGGCACCGCCGAGGGCGTCACCGCGCTGCAGATGGACATTAAGACCAAGGGCATCACTCCCGAGCTGATGGCGGAGGCCCTGGCCCATGCCAAGGAGGCCCGCCTGTTCATCCTGGACAAGATGAAGCAGACCATCGCTCAGCCGCGCACCCAGTTGAGCCCCTTCGCGCCGCGGATGACCCGTATTCAGATCAAGCCGGAAAAGATCGGCGCGCTCATTGGCCCCGGCGGCAAGAACATCCGCGCCATCATCGAACAGACCAAGTGCACGATTGACGTGGAGGACGACGGCTCCGTCGTCATCGGCTCGACCAGCGGTGAGGCCTCACAGAAGGCCATCGCCATGATCGAGGGCCTGACCAAGGAAGTCGAAATCGGAACAATCTACACGGGCAAGGTCACGCGCATTACCGATTTCGGCGCGTTTGTCGAAATCCTTCCGGGCAAGGACGGCCTGGTACGCGCCGGCGAGCTTTCCGACCATCGGGTGGAACGGGTGGAGGACGAGGTCAAGCTGGGCGACGAGATGACTGTCATGGTCATCGAGATAGACCGGATGGGGCGCATTAACCTCTCGCACCGCGCTGTTTTGGAAGGCGGTCCTCGCCCGCCGGCAGGTCCCGGAGCTGAGGGCGGCGAGCAAGGCGGAGCGCCTTTCCAGCGCCCAGGACCACCCCCTCATCGCGAGGGCGGCTTTGACCGTGACCGGCGCGGAGGTCCTCCGTTTCGGCCAGGGCCAGGCGGTCCCCCGCGAGGCGGCGGGTATCGGGAGCCGCCTTTCCGGGGTCCGGCTGAGTCCACACGGCGTCCGTAAACGCCCTCCCGTGCCCGCGGCATAACGAGAGGAGGACGGAGCAATGCCTCCCATCAAGGTTGTCGTGCAGGGCGCATCCGGCAGGATGGGGCGTGAGGTCATGGCGGCCCTGTGCAGGGACTCCGCCGTCGAGCCTGTGGGCGCCGTGGACATCAAGGCCAACGAAGACTACATCTCCCTGCCAGACGGCCTTGGCCTTATCCCGTACGCTCGCGAGCTGGAGCCTATTATCCAGCGCCTCCATCCCCATGTGGTCGTGGACTTCTCTTCTGCTGAAGGTGCCCTCAAGGCTGCCAGGACTGCGCTGAAGAGCGGCGTAGCCCTGGTAGTGGGCACAACGGGGTTGGCGCCGGCCCACGTGGAGGAGATCAGCGAGTTGACGCGAAGGTATCAGGTCGGCGCGGTCATCGCCCCCAACTTCGCGCTGGGCGCTGTTCTCATGATGCACCTCGCCAAGCTGGCCGCGCGCTACTTTGACGAGGCGGAAGTCATCGAACTGCATCACGACCAGAAAGCTGACGCGCCCTCCGGCACCGCCCTCGCCACCGCCCGCGCCATGCGCGAAAGCCGGGGCGGGCCATTCAAGTACGCCGCGACCACCAGGGAGACGATTCCCGGCACCCGTGGGGGCCAGGTGGACGGTATTGCCATTCACAGCATTCGCCTGCAGGGCCTGCTCGCCCATCAGGAGGTCCTCTTCGGTGGGCCGGGCCAGACCCTGAGCATACGACATGACACAATCAGCAGGGAGTGCTTCATGCCCGGGGTGCTGCTGGCCGTGAAAGAAGTTGTCAAGCGCCAGGAGCTCGTGTATGGTCTGGAGGCGTTGCTTAAGCTGAGCTAGTACCTAATGGCGACAAACCGCGTACCCTTCACCGAACGTGCGCCATGGTTCACCAAATACAAGTCTTATTACGCTGATTTACGCAACTAGGTACTAGGAGGCCTGCGTGAGCGGTTACCGGGTTGCCGTTGTGGGAGCGACGGGGCTGGTGGGGCAGGAGATAGTCAAGTGTCTGGAGCAACGCAAGTTCCCGTGCATTTCTCTACGACTCCTTTCGGCGGACCGCTCAGCGAGCCGCGAGGCGGTGCCATCCCAGCGTGAGCCGGCCGTCGAGGGGCTAAGCAACAGCGCCTTTGATGAGGCCGACCTGGTCTTCTTCGCCACGGGCCTGGACATCGCCCGGCAATTTGCGCCCCTGGCCATCAAGGCGGGCGCCGTCGTCATAGACAGCAGTCCCGCATGGCGCATGGACCCCGACGTGCCGCTCATCGTCCCGGAGATCAACGCCGCGGAGCTGCGCGCGCACAAGGGGATTGTCGCGGGGCCTGGGGGAACGACTGTGGCGTTGACCATGGCCCTCTACCCCCTGCACCGGGTCAATCCGGTGAAGCACATGGTCGTGTGCACCTACGAGTCCGTGTCGGGAGCGGGGAGCGCGGCCCAGGAAGAGCTGTCTTCGCAGGCAAGGCAGGTGCTGGAGGGCCGGACGGTTGTCCCCCACATGTTCCCGCACCAGATAGCGTTCAACCTGCTCCCTGAGGTGGAAGTGTTCCTGGACAACGGCTACTCGCGCGCGGAGTGGAATCTGGTGGAGGAGACGCGGAAGATACTTCGTGCGGAAGGCCTGCCCGTGTCCACTACCTGTGTGCGCGTGCCCGTGTTTGTGGGGCATGCCGCCGCTGTCCATGTGGAGTTCTCAAACCCCATAGCGCCGGAGGACGCACGCAAGCAACTGGCGGAGTTCCCCGGCGTCCGGGTGCTGGACGACCCCGACGTCAGCCTCTATCCGCAGCCGTGGTTCGTGAGCGGCAGCGACGACGTCCTGGTGGGACGCATACGGCGCGATGCCTCAAGCAGCAGCGGGCTGTCCATGTGGGTGGTCATCGACAACCTGCGCAAAGGCGCGGCGCTCAACGTCGTGCAAATAGCGGAAGAGCTTGTGCGACGCGGTCAGGTACCAGAGGGAGGAAAGCGACATGGCCAGGTTGGGACGTCTTCTGACAGCCATGGTGACCCCGTTCTCTGAACGGGGTGAACTGGATATGGAGCAGGCCAGGAAACTGGCGAAGGCCCTTCTGGACTCAGGAAGCGAGGGCTTGGTACTGGCGGGTACAACGGGCGAGTCCCCCACGCTGACACGGGAGGAAAAGTTGCGCCTCTTCGCCGAGGTGCGCTCCGCCATTGGGCGCCGGGGGAATGTGGTCGCCAACACGGGCAACTACAGCACGGCGGAGAGCATAGAGCTGACCCGAGAGGCGGAGCGACTGGGCGTGGACGCCGTGCTCCTGGTGGTGCCCTACTACAACAAGCCCACACAGGAGGGGCTGTACCTCCACTTTAAGAGTATTGCTGAGAGCACGCATCTGCCGTGCATTCTCTATAACGTGCCCAGCCGGACGGTGACCGCGTTGACGGCGGACACCATCGTCAAGCTGAGCGCGATAGAGAACATCATAGGGATCAAGGAAGCGAGCGGAAACCTGGAGCAGACCGCGCGCGTCATCCAGGAGGCCCGGCCCGGCTTCCTGGTGTGGAGCGGCAACGACGCGGACACGTTCCCCATGATGGCGCTGGGCGGATACGGTGTCATCAGCGTCGCGTCGCACCTCGTTGGCCTGCAAATGCAGGACATGATGCAACGCATCTTAAAGGGCGATATGGCCGGCGCCGCGGTGGTCCACCGCCAGATCCTGCCGCTTTTCGGCGCCCTCTTCATCGTCTCCAACCCCATCCCTGTCAAGTACGCCGTCAACGCCGTGGGCTTCCGCGTGGGAAACCCCCGGCTCCCTCTCACTCCGTTGGACGAGAAGTCGGCGGCGCAGCTCCGCGACGTTCTGAAAAAGCATCGCATTGACCTACCGGTAGGCGTGTCGGGACTGGCATAGCCCCACCGTCCCGGGAAGACGGACATCACGGGCAGCTCCACGTTTCGTGGAGCGCCC
It contains:
- the secA gene encoding preprotein translocase subunit SecA, producing the protein MLGIVKKIFGDQNEKEIKALRPIVQKTNVLEQEFEKLDTDQLQARTAQLRERLAKGESLDDILPEAFAAVRVAARRTLGQRHYDVQLMGGAVLHQGKIAEMQTGEGKTLVATLPVSLNALSGAGVHVVIVNDYLARRDTQWMGSVYRMLGLSVGCLQHETSYLYDPEQGEKEGSLKGLLAVPRRLAYQADITYGTNNEFGFDYLRDNMAVDLAHKVQRGHNFAIVDEVDNILIDEARTPLIISGPAAESTQVYHTFARLAPQLKEGGDFTIDEKMRAISITEDGISKVERLLNVVNLYDPANYHMAHYLENAVRANALYKRDRDYVVKDGEVIIVDEFTGRLMPGRRWSDGLHQAVESKEGVKVQQETVTWATITIQNNFRMYKKLAGMTGTAFTEQEEFWKIYHLPVVVIPTHHPMVRAAMPDKVFKSQDGKWKAVTQELADLHDKGRPVLVGTTSIETSEKLGELLRKRGIPHQVLNAKFHEKEAGIIAQAGRLGAVTVATNMAGRGTDIILGGNPVDRDPAEWEDEHKKVVTLGGLHVLGTERHEARRIDNQLRGRAGRQGDPGSSQFFVSLDDDLMRRFGGDRIKGFMDWAGLEEDVPIENSLVSKSIEQAQIRTEGYHFDVRKHLVEYDDVVNKQREVIYGERNKLLAGADLKANVRDMVHREIKALVAAHMPGEEAEKWTLEELVKVVRAIYPLPEKFGKEALSKMSLVETEELLLQQADVAYEQKEKELGSESLRVVERLVMLRAVDVHWVEHLTAMENMRMGIGLEAIGQRDPLVMYKRQGAEMFIETQEHIARDIVRAIYHVQLQPAAQQQSAQQAAPQRQQAAAAPARQEARSPVGVGAPRPSGPMAVRKVGRNDACPCGSGKKYKKCHGT
- a CDS encoding ribose-phosphate pyrophosphokinase; protein product: MRGVIDELRVFTGNAHPDLAKAICEYLRQPVGRAEVFEFSNENTFVRIMENIRGRDVFIVQPLCSPVNKSIVELLIFLDAAKRASADRITAVVPYYAYGRSDKKDQPRVPITARLIADILSVAGANRVLTLDLHAGQIQGFFNIPVDELSALPMFARYFKDKNLPDLVVVATDVGISKKARDLAARLDAPLAIVEKRRVGNNDKTETLNVIGDVRNKTAVLFDDEIDTAGSITNAAAALREEGARDVFACATHPVLSGPAVERIAASAITEVVVSDSIPVPEWKRPRNLTVLSIAPLLGEAMRRIHTGTSVGAMFG
- a CDS encoding enoyl-CoA hydratase-related protein encodes the protein MAYEHLLVKADGRIATIALNRPERMNALNPKLENELGDALEEAGKDDSIGVVVLTGSGRAFCSGADVQAMSGGKDTASGAAGYGTASAEEIRRGFSRAQRMILGIQRLQKPVIGMINGPAVGAGFDLACVCDIRVGSTNARFMAAYIRVGLFPGFGGTWLYARALGLPKAAELLFTGDFLEAEEAHKMGFLNKLVPPEKLEEATMEMARKIANGPPIAMRLAKLQLYKGLEVDLETAMQVAAAFETITLTSEDHKEGAAAFREKRPPQFKGR
- the rpsO gene encoding 30S ribosomal protein S15, with product MDLESKQVILKEHGLHEGDTGSADVQVAFLSDRISRLTEHLKAHRHDHGTRTGLLRLVGQRRRLLGYLSRTDTPRYRALIAKLGLRR
- a CDS encoding polyribonucleotide nucleotidyltransferase, which codes for MTQQVFRRDIGGRSLSFETGKLAGQAQGAVVVRYGETVILATACVSPQPREGIDFFPLTVDYEERLYAVGRIPGSFFRREGRPTQEAILTARLTDRPIRPLFPKDFHNDVQVIITVLSTDQENDPSILSIIGASAALSMSSIPFEGPLAATRIGHIDGALVVNPTMRQVQQSKLDLVVAGTRDAVMMVEAGAHILDESTMLEAIKLGQQTNVEVIALEDELVRACGTPKMIVTSNHGADREVVAAVQSALNGRLEDVLRKTDNVEREKARAALGKDVAEKLAATYPANQVANVFHDLERALVRRSIVERQRRPDGRSPKDIRLITCEVGLLPRTHGSGLFTRGQTQVLSISTLGSASERQKLDTLGLEDFKRFMHHYNMPPFSSGETKRLGSPGRREVGHGALAERALMPVLPSEQEFPYTIRIVSEVLSSNGSTSMASVCGSTLSLMDAGVPIKAPVAGVAMGMVKEDARHVILTDIAGEEDHLGDMDFKVAGTAEGVTALQMDIKTKGITPELMAEALAHAKEARLFILDKMKQTIAQPRTQLSPFAPRMTRIQIKPEKIGALIGPGGKNIRAIIEQTKCTIDVEDDGSVVIGSTSGEASQKAIAMIEGLTKEVEIGTIYTGKVTRITDFGAFVEILPGKDGLVRAGELSDHRVERVEDEVKLGDEMTVMVIEIDRMGRINLSHRAVLEGGPRPPAGPGAEGGEQGGAPFQRPGPPPHREGGFDRDRRGGPPFRPGPGGPPRGGGYREPPFRGPAESTRRP
- the dapB gene encoding 4-hydroxy-tetrahydrodipicolinate reductase — encoded protein: MPPIKVVVQGASGRMGREVMAALCRDSAVEPVGAVDIKANEDYISLPDGLGLIPYARELEPIIQRLHPHVVVDFSSAEGALKAARTALKSGVALVVGTTGLAPAHVEEISELTRRYQVGAVIAPNFALGAVLMMHLAKLAARYFDEAEVIELHHDQKADAPSGTALATARAMRESRGGPFKYAATTRETIPGTRGGQVDGIAIHSIRLQGLLAHQEVLFGGPGQTLSIRHDTISRECFMPGVLLAVKEVVKRQELVYGLEALLKLS
- a CDS encoding aspartate-semialdehyde dehydrogenase, with amino-acid sequence MSGYRVAVVGATGLVGQEIVKCLEQRKFPCISLRLLSADRSASREAVPSQREPAVEGLSNSAFDEADLVFFATGLDIARQFAPLAIKAGAVVIDSSPAWRMDPDVPLIVPEINAAELRAHKGIVAGPGGTTVALTMALYPLHRVNPVKHMVVCTYESVSGAGSAAQEELSSQARQVLEGRTVVPHMFPHQIAFNLLPEVEVFLDNGYSRAEWNLVEETRKILRAEGLPVSTTCVRVPVFVGHAAAVHVEFSNPIAPEDARKQLAEFPGVRVLDDPDVSLYPQPWFVSGSDDVLVGRIRRDASSSSGLSMWVVIDNLRKGAALNVVQIAEELVRRGQVPEGGKRHGQVGTSSDSHGDPVL
- the dapA gene encoding 4-hydroxy-tetrahydrodipicolinate synthase, whose amino-acid sequence is MARLGRLLTAMVTPFSERGELDMEQARKLAKALLDSGSEGLVLAGTTGESPTLTREEKLRLFAEVRSAIGRRGNVVANTGNYSTAESIELTREAERLGVDAVLLVVPYYNKPTQEGLYLHFKSIAESTHLPCILYNVPSRTVTALTADTIVKLSAIENIIGIKEASGNLEQTARVIQEARPGFLVWSGNDADTFPMMALGGYGVISVASHLVGLQMQDMMQRILKGDMAGAAVVHRQILPLFGALFIVSNPIPVKYAVNAVGFRVGNPRLPLTPLDEKSAAQLRDVLKKHRIDLPVGVSGLA